TCCCGGATAATCACTGGTCGTTTGATGGTCGCTATCATTGGGAACCGGAAAGCGAGTCAACTCAATATTGCGCTTAATTACATCCGCATCAATTAACTTATGACCGCCAAACCGTTCCTCAATAAACAACTTTCCCCGGTCTACATGATAGGGGGTCATACTGGCATCTGAAGCCCCTGGAGGTAAAGAAACCATCGCCCCATCCTTACCCGTCGCATAAAGACCTTCTTGATCTTGGCGGCAAACCCCACGCACATAGCCAATATCGTGACAGAGCAGAGAAATAATAAAATGTAACCAATCTTCGCAAGACACCCCGCCTTCTCGGATATGTCGTCCTCGAATGACCTCTTGACCAACCAAGGTCACTAAAATCGTGTGTTCTACATTATGGTATAGCGCATCACTATTAGCGATATTTTCCAAGGCCATATTAGCTGCCCAACCAATAATATCTTCATAGTCATGTTTCCAGCCGCCGTAGGTACGACGATATCCTTCTTGAACTTGCTCAACAAAATGGTTAATGAGAATTTCTGTAGTGTTTAACATGATGTCCCTGGCTAGACCGTTCTGGAACCTTGATCAATAAACTTGGTGTCGTTTCTTTATTGTAGATGCTAACAGATGTCCTCTGGATAAATTTGGCCGTTTAGCGGTTGCTGGGGTTATAATTGGGTTAAGTGTTCATGATCTGTTTCTTGAATCACGCACGGGGCTGTAATGGTTTCGACGGGATAGTGAAAGCTGTTCTGTGATGCAAGCCGAGAGTGAGTCCCCTCTCGTAAATCAAGGCTCAAACTAAATGTAACTGCGAACAACATCGTTCCTTTCGCTCGTAAGGCTGCTGCTGTAGCCTAAATCTAGCCTCAAACAGGCGCGAGCCATCATAGTCCGACTCCGTTAAGGTCTATGGTGAAACCCCAACGGATGCTCCCTAAAACAGCTTCTAGTCAATTGAAGGGCTAAGACTTTACTAGAAATCCCCACCATTCGGGGTCAAGAATGGTTCCTGCCCAGAGGATTGAGATGGGATAAGCTTGTGAATGAACAGAGAGTAATAGCTATTGCGGACGGCAGTTCGATTCTGCCCAGCTCCATTAACAATTAACTCCTAAAAGCTTTGCTGGACAGAGC
This portion of the Roseofilum reptotaenium CS-1145 genome encodes:
- a CDS encoding Npun_R2479 family HD domain-containing metalloprotein, which produces MLNTTEILINHFVEQVQEGYRRTYGGWKHDYEDIIGWAANMALENIANSDALYHNVEHTILVTLVGQEVIRGRHIREGGVSCEDWLHFIISLLCHDIGYVRGVCRQDQEGLYATGKDGAMVSLPPGASDASMTPYHVDRGKLFIEERFGGHKLIDADVIKRNIELTRFPVPNDSDHQTTSDYPGLIRAADLIGQLSDPRYLQKISALYYEFLETGAAKALKYRHPEDLRNNYPKFYWHGVFPYIKEGLGYLELTQEGKQVIANLYANVFRVEHQPNPSLEMIV